In a genomic window of Spirosoma agri:
- a CDS encoding leucine-rich repeat domain-containing protein: protein MKKLLLLAGFSLFGIRGWSQVSVVLLRDTTRLNLSPSTLAKTYPPALDRMTFYSGVSSKITGAFSSNKTKLFFDTLNTRNQQFYTFIERNKKKLPILGVLLQTIEFIRPDGTYEQVFCSFTGQKLTDEQEGQLLLLLTDWYKRPFPIKTQTGFTWNSMNTLGNVPPKRTVRRGAGIISTLEAAEKTTRPDTVKMLAFNQLDLLTIPEVVYRFPKLEELDLSKNSLHELPARLTAAIPTLKRLSVLYNTIPDDSVFITRNKHLVALNLQGNKLTRTPRSIGQNRRLESLWLGNNKLTELDTKLIRRLRRLTDLNLYNAGLTQLPKTIGKLKRVRVIDLYYNKLTELPRQLTRMKRLEQLAVSHNDLKELPASLAKLRRLQVIYAHHNRISQLPDTFQKMKYLTILDLGYNWFSVAPAVLASIPSLEELDLSNNNLQELPRSLGESRQLRKLYLRSNPLSRDNVKAGPYAPLIQQLEANQTEVFY from the coding sequence ATGAAAAAGCTTCTTCTTTTAGCAGGCTTTAGTCTATTCGGGATACGTGGCTGGTCGCAGGTAAGCGTGGTATTGCTGCGTGACACAACGCGATTAAATCTGTCACCGTCTACGCTGGCGAAGACATATCCACCTGCTCTCGATCGTATGACTTTCTATTCGGGAGTTTCTTCAAAAATAACGGGTGCCTTCAGCAGCAACAAAACCAAGCTATTCTTCGACACCCTCAACACTAGAAATCAGCAGTTTTATACGTTTATCGAGCGCAACAAAAAAAAGTTACCTATACTTGGCGTCCTGTTACAAACTATAGAATTTATCCGACCCGATGGTACGTATGAACAGGTCTTTTGCTCATTTACAGGTCAAAAATTGACCGACGAACAGGAAGGGCAATTGCTCCTGCTACTAACTGACTGGTATAAGCGTCCATTTCCAATCAAGACCCAAACCGGTTTCACCTGGAACAGCATGAATACGCTGGGGAATGTCCCGCCGAAACGTACGGTTCGGCGGGGTGCGGGCATCATCAGTACGTTGGAAGCCGCCGAAAAAACTACCCGCCCCGATACGGTCAAAATGCTGGCCTTCAACCAGCTCGATCTGCTCACCATACCAGAGGTTGTATACCGCTTCCCGAAACTGGAAGAGCTGGATTTGTCGAAGAATAGTCTGCATGAATTACCCGCCCGGCTGACTGCCGCTATTCCTACCCTGAAACGATTGAGTGTACTCTATAATACTATTCCCGACGATAGTGTGTTTATCACTCGAAACAAACACCTAGTTGCCCTGAATTTGCAGGGCAATAAACTGACCCGCACTCCCCGATCGATAGGTCAGAACCGGCGGCTGGAGAGCTTATGGCTTGGCAATAATAAACTGACTGAATTAGATACTAAACTGATCCGTCGGCTGCGTCGCCTAACGGATCTAAACCTGTACAACGCGGGGCTAACCCAACTACCCAAAACTATCGGCAAACTGAAACGTGTTCGAGTTATTGATCTGTATTACAACAAATTAACCGAACTGCCGCGCCAGCTGACCCGCATGAAACGACTGGAACAACTAGCCGTTTCGCACAATGATCTTAAGGAACTCCCGGCTTCGCTGGCAAAACTCCGCCGACTGCAAGTCATTTATGCGCATCATAATCGCATCAGCCAGTTGCCCGATACCTTCCAGAAAATGAAGTATTTGACCATCCTAGATCTGGGATATAACTGGTTTTCGGTGGCTCCGGCAGTGCTGGCATCAATCCCTTCTCTGGAAGAACTGGACCTGAGCAACAATAACTTACAGGAGCTGCCCCGCTCCCTGGGCGAATCAAGGCAACTCCGAAAGCTTTACCTGCGCTCAAATCCATTATCGCGTGACAATGTTAAAGCCGGGCCTTATGCGCCCCTCATTCAGCAACTAGAAGCAAACCAGACGGAGGTATTTTATTGA
- a CDS encoding M16 family metallopeptidase, translating into MHTFSSQYGRVVSTRACRGILVIAFLIGSYLPILAQDKPVASALPEGITKVASVEGITEYQLKNGLRVLLFPDPSKATITVNITYMVGSRHEGLGETGMAHLLEHMVFKGSTKHKNVPQELTEHGSWPNGTTWYDRTNYFETFSATDDNLKWALDLESDRMVNSFIKKEDLETEFTVVRNEFEMGENSPQYVLMERVLSSAYLWHNYGKSTIGSKEDIERVPIDNLKAFYQKYYQPDNAILLVAGKLDEVKTLALVDQYFSPIPKPTRVLKQPYTVEPTQDGERVVTLKRVGDTQGVAAAYHTPAGTHPDYPVLDVLMDVLTNEPSGRLYKALVENKKAAFQYGWTPALHDPGFAYFYAEVRKENSLDSARTVMMSTLDGITGKAPTADEVERAKTKILSGIELMFKQVDRVGLQLSEYMAAGDWRLVFLYRDAIRKVTPADVQRVAQAYLKPSNRTVGLFVPDQKPDRAEITAAPDIMSLVKDYKGEQMVAAGEAFDASPANIDSRTKRGQEANGLKYALLPKSTRGNSVNVRIQLRMGDETSLVNKMTVSGFTASMLERGTKTRSYQQIKDELDKLKARAYVYPSGQSVVASIETSKENLPAVLKIVTDYLRNPTFPEAEFNKLKEERLAQIESQKQEPQAIAYNVAERTMNPYPKGHVWYTKTFDEEIDEIKKLTVDEVRQFYKDFYGAQNAVVSVVGAFDEPTIRTALKNDLGKWKAAKPFSRVPLQLFADLKNKTESIQTSDKANAMLVTGMKFPMRDDDPDYAALYMANYILGDGFLNSRLATRIRQKEGVSYGVGSYVYADDNDKVANFGSYAIYNPENSDRLEKAYREEVDKLVKEGITADELKAAKTAVLQNNQVERSQDGVLTQKLGQYLTRAEGRTFAYDAELEKRIQALTPEQVNATVKKYIDYSKLTIVKAGDFENAAKKAAEKAKTQPASSIGGGDKN; encoded by the coding sequence ATGCACACCTTCTCTAGTCAATACGGACGAGTTGTATCGACGCGCGCCTGCCGTGGTATACTTGTCATCGCCTTTCTGATCGGCAGTTACCTGCCCATTCTGGCTCAGGATAAGCCAGTGGCCAGCGCCCTGCCTGAGGGCATCACTAAGGTTGCGTCGGTCGAAGGCATCACCGAATACCAGCTCAAAAACGGGTTGCGTGTTCTGCTCTTCCCGGATCCTTCCAAAGCAACGATTACGGTTAATATCACCTACATGGTCGGTTCACGGCACGAGGGTCTGGGCGAAACGGGTATGGCCCATCTGCTGGAACATATGGTCTTCAAAGGCTCAACGAAGCACAAGAATGTACCGCAGGAACTAACCGAACATGGTTCCTGGCCGAACGGGACCACCTGGTATGACCGCACCAATTATTTCGAGACGTTTTCCGCAACGGATGATAACCTAAAATGGGCGCTTGACCTGGAGTCGGACCGAATGGTGAACAGCTTCATCAAGAAAGAAGACCTGGAAACCGAATTCACCGTTGTCCGGAATGAGTTTGAGATGGGCGAGAACTCACCGCAGTACGTGCTCATGGAACGGGTGCTGTCGTCGGCGTATTTGTGGCACAACTATGGCAAATCGACCATCGGTTCGAAAGAAGACATTGAACGGGTTCCCATCGATAACCTGAAAGCATTTTACCAGAAGTATTACCAGCCCGACAATGCTATTCTGCTAGTGGCCGGAAAGTTGGATGAGGTCAAAACCTTGGCATTGGTCGATCAGTATTTCAGCCCCATCCCGAAACCTACCCGCGTGCTCAAACAACCATATACGGTTGAGCCAACGCAGGATGGCGAGCGAGTGGTGACACTCAAGCGGGTGGGCGACACCCAGGGCGTTGCGGCTGCCTACCACACCCCCGCCGGAACGCATCCCGACTATCCGGTACTGGATGTGCTGATGGACGTACTGACCAACGAGCCTTCCGGCCGACTCTACAAAGCGCTGGTCGAGAACAAAAAAGCGGCCTTTCAGTATGGCTGGACACCCGCCCTTCATGATCCGGGCTTTGCCTATTTCTACGCCGAAGTGCGCAAGGAAAACTCGCTGGATTCGGCCCGAACGGTCATGATGAGCACGCTGGATGGCATCACCGGCAAAGCCCCTACGGCAGACGAAGTTGAGCGGGCCAAGACCAAGATCCTGAGCGGTATCGAACTCATGTTCAAGCAGGTAGATCGCGTAGGACTGCAACTGAGTGAGTATATGGCAGCGGGTGACTGGCGGCTGGTTTTTCTGTACCGTGACGCCATCCGGAAGGTGACACCTGCCGATGTGCAGCGCGTCGCTCAGGCCTACCTAAAACCCTCCAACCGAACCGTTGGCCTGTTCGTACCTGACCAGAAACCCGACCGGGCTGAAATTACGGCTGCGCCGGACATTATGAGTCTCGTCAAGGATTATAAGGGTGAGCAGATGGTGGCGGCTGGTGAAGCCTTTGACGCATCGCCGGCCAATATCGACAGCCGCACCAAACGTGGGCAGGAAGCAAACGGGCTGAAATATGCGCTGCTGCCCAAAAGTACGCGGGGCAATTCGGTGAACGTACGCATCCAATTGCGAATGGGCGACGAAACAAGCCTGGTCAATAAAATGACGGTTTCCGGTTTCACGGCATCGATGCTCGAACGCGGTACAAAGACCCGGAGCTATCAGCAGATCAAGGACGAGCTGGACAAATTGAAAGCCCGCGCCTATGTGTATCCATCCGGTCAGAGTGTAGTGGCCAGCATCGAGACGTCGAAAGAGAATCTGCCCGCCGTACTAAAAATCGTGACTGATTACCTGCGCAATCCAACCTTCCCTGAAGCCGAATTCAATAAGCTGAAGGAAGAGAGACTAGCGCAGATCGAGTCGCAGAAGCAGGAGCCGCAGGCGATTGCCTACAACGTGGCCGAACGAACCATGAACCCCTACCCCAAAGGACACGTCTGGTACACGAAGACGTTTGACGAAGAAATCGACGAGATCAAGAAACTGACCGTCGATGAGGTTCGCCAGTTTTACAAAGACTTTTATGGAGCGCAAAACGCCGTTGTGTCCGTTGTCGGTGCTTTTGACGAGCCAACTATCCGAACGGCGCTGAAAAACGATCTGGGCAAGTGGAAAGCCGCGAAACCCTTCTCACGCGTGCCGCTCCAGCTCTTTGCCGATCTGAAAAACAAAACGGAGTCGATTCAAACCAGCGACAAGGCCAATGCTATGCTAGTGACCGGCATGAAGTTTCCGATGCGCGACGATGACCCCGATTATGCGGCTCTGTACATGGCAAATTACATCCTGGGCGACGGGTTTCTAAACTCCCGGCTGGCAACCCGAATCCGGCAAAAGGAAGGGGTCAGTTATGGCGTTGGTTCGTACGTATACGCCGATGATAATGACAAGGTGGCCAACTTTGGCTCGTATGCGATCTACAACCCCGAAAACTCGGACCGGCTGGAAAAAGCGTATCGGGAAGAAGTTGACAAACTCGTTAAGGAGGGCATAACAGCCGATGAGCTGAAAGCTGCCAAAACTGCCGTGTTGCAGAACAACCAGGTCGAACGGTCGCAGGATGGGGTGTTGACCCAAAAACTAGGGCAGTACCTTACCAGAGCTGAAGGCCGGACATTTGCCTACGATGCCGAACTAGAAAAGCGAATTCAGGCGCTGACGCCCGAACAGGTGAATGCGACCGTGAAGAAATACATCGATTACTCAAAACTGACGATCGTGAAAGCCGGTGATTTCGAAAACGCAGCAAAAAAAGCCGCCGAGAAAGCCAAAACACAACCGGCTTCATCCATTGGCGGGGGTGACAAAAATTAG
- a CDS encoding M16 family metallopeptidase, producing the protein MNTLTKRAQRSILAATVLAGSLTIASAQTKTTAVALPEGVTKGASVEGITEYNLKNGLKVLLFPDASKPTVTVNITYLVGSRHEGLGETGMAHLLEHMVFKGSTKHTNIPEELTSHGARPNGTTWLDRTNYFETFAATDENLKWALDLEADRMVHSFIKKSDLETEFSVVRNEFEMRENSPQNVLNERVVSSAFLWHNYGKSTIGNRSDLEKVPIENLQAFYKKYYQPDNAVLVVAGKIDEAKTLQLVNEYFSPIPKPTRILQPTYSVEPTQDGEREVTLRRVGDTKVVSALYHIMPSSHPDYPTMDVLTEVLTDEPSGRLYKALIETKKASQEYGYSFMTKDPGYVYFAAELLKEKSLDDARKSLLGTLDSVSIKAPTKDEVDRARAKLLKDLEVSFKDVERLGRTLSEYIATGDWRLGFLYRDALEKVTPADVQRVASFYLKPSNRTVGEFIPEPKPERVDVPDAPDVDALVKNYKGRAAIASGEAFDPSPANIDGRTRRIEQPNTIELALLPKSTRGNEVNARLTFRYGDQKSLMNKSAVSVFTASILDKGTTTRTRQQIKDELDKLKAQVNVFGGGNQVNVIVKTTKENLPAVMRIVGDMLKHPAFDANEFEKLKQEQLAQIEAQRSEPQSLAFTAFQRQMNPYPKEDIRYVSTPDEDIADVKALKLDDLKQFHKDFYGAQNATVAVVGDFDEAPIRKVVMDELGTWKAKKPFSRLVTPFNDIKPAPQTIEAPDKANAFLVAGVNIPLRDDDPDYPALVMGNYILGGGFLNSRLAVRIRQKEGISYGVGSQLQANPLDKSGMFMTYAIYNPENAERLTKAFREELDKVVKDGFTAEELASAKSGYLQSRMVGRAQDPGLAGTLNNYLYLNRTMAWDADFEKKIAALTADQINAAMKKHIDPAKISIIQAGDFAKAAKKLSDKQPASSVSSGQKN; encoded by the coding sequence ATGAATACGCTTACCAAACGGGCTCAGCGAAGCATACTGGCGGCTACCGTACTGGCTGGCAGTCTGACGATCGCGTCGGCCCAGACTAAAACAACGGCAGTGGCTCTTCCCGAAGGCGTCACGAAAGGTGCTTCCGTCGAAGGCATCACCGAATACAACCTAAAGAACGGTCTGAAAGTATTGCTCTTCCCAGATGCATCGAAGCCAACCGTCACCGTCAATATTACCTATCTGGTGGGATCGCGCCACGAAGGACTCGGCGAAACCGGCATGGCTCACCTGTTGGAGCATATGGTCTTCAAAGGCTCGACAAAGCACACCAACATCCCGGAGGAACTGACTTCTCACGGTGCACGGCCCAACGGCACAACCTGGCTCGACCGGACCAACTACTTCGAAACGTTTGCGGCAACGGACGAAAACCTGAAATGGGCGCTCGATCTGGAAGCCGACCGGATGGTGCATTCGTTTATCAAGAAGAGTGATCTCGAAACCGAGTTTTCGGTCGTGCGTAACGAGTTCGAGATGCGCGAGAATTCACCTCAGAACGTCTTGAACGAACGCGTGGTGTCGTCGGCTTTTTTGTGGCACAATTACGGCAAATCGACCATTGGCAACCGTTCCGATCTGGAAAAAGTCCCCATCGAAAACCTTCAGGCGTTTTACAAAAAATACTATCAGCCCGACAATGCCGTGCTGGTTGTAGCCGGGAAGATCGATGAAGCCAAAACCCTGCAACTCGTCAACGAGTATTTCAGCCCGATTCCAAAACCAACCCGGATTCTTCAGCCAACTTATAGCGTTGAGCCAACGCAGGACGGTGAGCGCGAAGTAACGCTCCGGCGCGTAGGCGATACGAAAGTAGTATCGGCATTGTACCACATCATGCCCAGCTCGCATCCGGATTATCCGACGATGGATGTACTAACCGAAGTCCTCACGGATGAACCCAGCGGACGGTTATACAAGGCCCTGATCGAAACGAAGAAAGCATCACAGGAATATGGCTATTCGTTTATGACCAAAGACCCTGGCTATGTGTACTTTGCGGCCGAACTGCTGAAGGAAAAATCGCTCGATGACGCCCGAAAGTCCCTGCTTGGTACACTCGATTCGGTGTCGATCAAAGCGCCAACGAAAGACGAAGTCGATCGCGCCAGAGCGAAGCTGCTGAAAGACCTTGAAGTGAGCTTCAAAGACGTTGAACGCCTGGGTCGTACACTGAGCGAATACATCGCTACGGGCGACTGGCGGCTCGGTTTCCTTTACCGGGATGCCCTCGAAAAGGTTACACCAGCCGACGTACAGCGCGTAGCCAGCTTCTACCTCAAACCCTCGAATCGCACCGTTGGCGAATTCATTCCAGAACCGAAACCAGAACGGGTTGACGTACCGGATGCGCCGGATGTCGATGCACTGGTAAAAAACTACAAAGGTCGGGCTGCTATCGCCAGCGGTGAAGCCTTCGACCCCTCCCCGGCCAACATCGACGGGCGGACCCGCCGGATCGAGCAACCCAACACGATCGAGCTGGCCCTGTTGCCGAAGTCGACCCGTGGTAATGAAGTAAACGCCCGCCTGACTTTCCGCTACGGCGATCAGAAAAGTCTGATGAACAAGAGCGCCGTTTCGGTATTCACAGCGTCTATTCTCGACAAAGGCACCACGACCCGGACCCGTCAGCAGATCAAGGATGAGCTGGACAAACTGAAAGCGCAGGTCAACGTATTTGGTGGCGGCAATCAGGTCAATGTGATCGTAAAAACGACGAAGGAAAATCTCCCGGCAGTGATGCGCATCGTAGGCGATATGCTGAAACACCCGGCCTTCGATGCCAACGAATTCGAAAAACTGAAACAGGAGCAACTGGCCCAAATTGAAGCACAACGTTCAGAGCCACAGTCACTGGCGTTCACGGCGTTCCAGCGGCAGATGAATCCGTATCCCAAAGAAGACATTCGGTACGTCTCGACGCCTGATGAAGATATAGCGGATGTAAAAGCGCTTAAGCTCGATGATCTGAAGCAGTTCCACAAGGATTTTTACGGGGCCCAGAACGCAACGGTGGCTGTCGTTGGTGACTTCGACGAAGCACCAATCCGCAAAGTTGTTATGGATGAATTGGGAACCTGGAAAGCGAAAAAGCCTTTCAGTCGGCTGGTAACGCCCTTCAACGATATCAAGCCAGCACCACAAACCATCGAAGCGCCGGATAAAGCCAATGCGTTTCTGGTCGCGGGCGTTAATATTCCCCTGCGCGACGATGATCCGGATTACCCGGCGCTGGTGATGGGCAACTATATTCTGGGCGGTGGCTTCCTGAACTCGCGACTGGCCGTTCGTATTCGGCAGAAAGAAGGCATCAGCTACGGCGTTGGTTCGCAATTGCAGGCGAACCCGCTCGACAAATCGGGTATGTTCATGACCTACGCTATTTACAACCCAGAAAACGCCGAGCGGCTGACGAAGGCTTTCCGCGAGGAGCTGGATAAGGTCGTAAAGGATGGCTTTACCGCCGAAGAACTAGCCTCCGCCAAGTCGGGCTATCTGCAATCGCGGATGGTTGGCCGGGCGCAGGACCCCGGTCTGGCTGGTACGCTCAACAACTACCTGTACCTGAATCGGACGATGGCGTGGGATGCTGATTTTGAGAAGAAGATCGCGGCATTAACCGCCGATCAAATAAACGCAGCCATGAAAAAACACATCGACCCTGCCAAAATTTCGATCATTCAGGCGGGCGATTTTGCGAAAGCAGCAAAAAAGCTTTCGGATAAGCAACCCGCTTCGTCGGTAAGCAGCGGACAGAAAAACTAG